A window of the Bradyrhizobium ottawaense genome harbors these coding sequences:
- a CDS encoding ABC transporter ATP-binding protein, which translates to MTFSDRQNPVLEVRDLQVGFPNSIAVQGVSFAIAQGETMALVGESGCGKSLTAFSILRLLPPTASIIGGQVLFDGLDLATVSARKLRQIRGKGISIVLQEPMTSLNPVLTIGTQICEVILRHEKQSRRKAKDRVIELLDLVGISEPHRRYDQIPHNFSGGMRQRVMIAMAVACNPQLLIADEPTTALDVTIQAQVMDLLDRLRRQLSMAVLLITHDLGAVAQWADRVAVMYAGRIVEQASVSEFFAGPKHPYSQGLLSSAAGDGSHYTNQRLTEIKGSIASAAGESGCSFAPRCPAAVASCRAAPPTLETIGPGTVRTGWSVACSQLQVPGDKRDSAAFD; encoded by the coding sequence ATGACATTCTCGGATCGACAGAATCCTGTCCTTGAAGTTCGCGATCTTCAGGTCGGTTTTCCAAACAGTATCGCAGTGCAGGGAGTAAGCTTTGCCATCGCACAGGGAGAGACCATGGCGCTGGTTGGCGAATCCGGCTGCGGTAAGTCCCTGACGGCGTTCTCTATTCTGCGATTGCTGCCGCCGACTGCCTCGATCATCGGCGGACAAGTGCTATTCGACGGGCTCGATCTCGCCACAGTATCGGCGCGGAAGCTGCGCCAGATCCGCGGCAAGGGAATCTCGATCGTCCTCCAGGAGCCAATGACATCCTTGAACCCCGTTCTCACCATCGGCACCCAGATTTGCGAGGTCATTCTGCGGCACGAAAAGCAGTCGCGTCGCAAAGCCAAGGATCGCGTGATCGAATTGCTCGACCTGGTCGGCATTTCCGAGCCACATCGCCGCTACGACCAAATTCCTCATAATTTTTCCGGCGGAATGAGGCAGCGAGTAATGATCGCGATGGCTGTCGCATGCAATCCGCAGCTGCTGATCGCTGACGAGCCCACTACGGCGCTCGACGTCACCATCCAAGCTCAGGTGATGGATCTATTAGACCGCCTGCGACGCCAACTCTCGATGGCGGTGCTGCTGATCACTCACGATCTGGGCGCGGTGGCGCAATGGGCCGACCGGGTGGCCGTCATGTATGCTGGTCGGATTGTCGAACAAGCCTCAGTCAGTGAGTTTTTCGCTGGCCCGAAGCATCCTTATTCCCAAGGCCTGCTCAGCTCGGCTGCCGGCGACGGCTCACATTATACAAACCAGCGCCTCACCGAAATCAAAGGCTCGATAGCCTCGGCGGCCGGCGAGTCAGGTTGTTCGTTTGCTCCCCGATGCCCCGCCGCAGTCGCTTCCTGCCGCGCTGCCCCCCCTACGCTCGAAACGATCGGTCCAGGCACCGTTCGCACTGGATGGTCGGTTGCGTGCAGTCAGCTTCAAGTCCCGGGAGATAAACGTGATTCCGCTGCTTTCGATTGA
- a CDS encoding hydantoinase/oxoprolinase family protein translates to MRAEPKLKLSADVGGTFTDIVLEHGTQRWTGKVLTTPSSPEEGVLRGVGEVMARAGKSIADTDIFVHGTTLATNAIIERRGARVALIATDGFRDVLEIGTESRYDQYELALVRPKPLVERPLRFTVRERMDARGCIRLALNEHDIATVAKTLKAKKIESVAIAFLHSYANPAHEQAAAKLLQSLMPELYITLSSEVCPEMREFERTSTAAANAYVQPLMDGYLARMQEKMKQMGFRGALCLMTSGGGLTSVETARKFPVRLVESGPAGGSVFAAQIAARLGERKVLAFDMGGTTAKVSLIEDYRSETSRVFEVDRAARFLKGSGLPVRIPVIEMVEIGAGGGSLARLDSLKRVIVGPESASSVPGPVCYNVGGNQPAVTDADVALGLIDPATFAGGTIKLHPELAKKALKSVIGDPLGLDAEMAAYAVYEMVCENMASAARVHTVERGAVASDHTVIAFGGAAPLHVARVAEKIGANRVIVPPNAGVGSAVGFLAAPISYEMVKTKYMRLDTFDATAATGLLNAMSKEIRTWVEPAAHGEPLVERRIAFMRYVGQGHEIAVELPVHDLVDADIPALRVRYEADYEALFKRSIPAAAIEIMAWSVNLSTVTKLPEQIADVDLFPTLAAHEIVKVFDGRTGKPVDISRYRRDALATGARLSGPAIITEDETSTYVTENFDAWIDGLGSIVMERKGTKA, encoded by the coding sequence TTGAGAGCTGAACCGAAATTGAAGCTGTCCGCCGATGTCGGCGGAACGTTCACCGATATTGTGCTGGAGCATGGAACGCAGCGCTGGACCGGAAAGGTATTGACGACGCCATCGTCCCCGGAAGAAGGTGTGCTGCGGGGTGTTGGCGAGGTGATGGCTCGTGCCGGAAAATCGATTGCCGACACCGATATCTTCGTCCACGGGACCACGCTCGCGACCAATGCGATCATCGAGCGTCGCGGCGCCAGGGTGGCGCTGATTGCGACGGACGGGTTTCGCGATGTGCTCGAGATCGGAACCGAGAGCCGCTACGATCAATATGAACTGGCGCTGGTGCGGCCGAAGCCGCTAGTCGAGCGACCGCTGCGTTTCACGGTGCGCGAGCGGATGGACGCGCGCGGTTGCATTCGCCTGGCGTTGAATGAGCACGACATCGCCACCGTGGCCAAAACACTAAAAGCGAAGAAAATCGAGAGCGTTGCGATTGCGTTCCTGCATTCCTACGCAAACCCGGCGCATGAGCAGGCCGCGGCCAAGCTGCTGCAATCCCTCATGCCCGAACTCTACATCACGCTGTCATCCGAGGTATGTCCGGAGATGCGGGAATTCGAACGGACATCGACCGCGGCGGCGAATGCCTACGTGCAGCCGCTGATGGACGGTTATCTAGCCCGCATGCAGGAGAAGATGAAGCAGATGGGCTTCCGCGGGGCGCTCTGCCTGATGACGTCGGGCGGCGGCCTGACCTCGGTTGAAACCGCGCGGAAGTTTCCGGTGCGGCTGGTTGAGTCCGGCCCAGCCGGCGGCTCCGTTTTCGCCGCGCAAATCGCGGCCAGGCTTGGCGAGCGCAAGGTGCTGGCGTTCGATATGGGCGGCACGACCGCGAAAGTCAGTCTGATCGAGGATTATCGTTCGGAAACATCGCGCGTGTTCGAGGTCGATCGCGCAGCACGCTTTCTCAAGGGTAGCGGCCTTCCGGTTCGCATCCCCGTCATCGAGATGGTCGAGATCGGCGCGGGCGGCGGCTCGCTTGCACGGCTCGATTCGTTGAAGCGCGTGATCGTGGGACCGGAAAGCGCGTCTTCGGTTCCCGGGCCCGTCTGCTACAACGTTGGCGGCAACCAACCCGCGGTGACCGACGCGGATGTCGCGCTCGGCCTGATCGATCCCGCCACCTTTGCAGGTGGCACGATCAAGCTCCATCCCGAACTGGCGAAGAAGGCGCTCAAGAGCGTGATTGGCGATCCGCTGGGTCTCGACGCGGAGATGGCAGCCTACGCCGTGTACGAGATGGTATGCGAGAACATGGCCAGTGCCGCTCGAGTTCACACGGTCGAGCGCGGCGCGGTGGCAAGCGATCATACTGTAATTGCGTTCGGTGGCGCCGCGCCGCTGCATGTGGCCCGCGTCGCGGAAAAGATTGGCGCCAACCGCGTCATTGTTCCCCCCAATGCGGGTGTCGGGTCCGCTGTCGGCTTTCTTGCTGCGCCGATTTCTTACGAGATGGTCAAGACCAAGTACATGCGCCTCGATACGTTCGATGCGACTGCTGCAACGGGCCTTCTCAACGCGATGTCGAAAGAGATTAGGACGTGGGTCGAGCCTGCGGCACACGGCGAGCCGCTTGTAGAGCGCCGCATCGCGTTTATGCGCTATGTCGGGCAGGGCCATGAGATCGCGGTCGAACTTCCGGTTCACGATCTTGTGGATGCCGACATTCCGGCGCTGCGAGTCCGTTACGAGGCCGACTACGAGGCGCTGTTCAAGCGCTCGATCCCCGCAGCGGCGATCGAGATCATGGCCTGGTCCGTCAATCTTTCGACCGTGACGAAATTGCCCGAGCAGATCGCTGACGTCGACTTGTTTCCGACGCTCGCGGCCCACGAGATCGTCAAGGTGTTCGATGGCCGGACCGGCAAGCCGGTCGATATTTCGCGCTATC
- a CDS encoding MalY/PatB family protein encodes MTSTPTISFELNRADLRARRNAKWSQYGPDVLPAFVADMDFSVAAPIQTAIERIVRDRDYGYPMREGNKAELIVAKSFARRMKALYDWDLSPDLVLPVADLVQGTYAPILAFSDPGDSIILQVPSYPPFRDAINGTERRLLPLPMRDDGTRYAFDMSELETLVEEGTRIFVLCNPQNPTGRVFRRDELLSLAQFAIAHDLIVISDEIHSDLVYPGQQHVPFASLGSEIASRTITLNSATKSFNIPGLRCALIAFGSEDLRERFEKRIPLRLAGQGNIIGVDATVAAWNECQPWLDAVMDHLLKARNRIKAVLKAEVPEIHLHAPEATYLAWLDCSKLKLSTSAFQFFLDKARIGFSPGESFDPNCASFVRFNFATSTPILDEILDRIIIAARQSDS; translated from the coding sequence ATGACCAGTACACCAACTATCAGTTTCGAATTGAACCGGGCCGATCTGCGGGCGCGCCGCAATGCCAAATGGAGTCAGTATGGTCCAGATGTCCTACCGGCCTTCGTCGCCGACATGGATTTTTCGGTTGCGGCGCCAATCCAAACAGCGATCGAGCGAATCGTTAGGGATCGGGACTATGGCTATCCAATGCGCGAAGGCAATAAGGCAGAGTTGATCGTCGCCAAATCCTTCGCCAGACGAATGAAAGCCCTGTACGACTGGGATCTCTCGCCGGACCTCGTCTTGCCCGTGGCAGATCTGGTTCAGGGAACCTATGCTCCGATCCTCGCGTTCTCGGATCCTGGCGACAGCATCATTCTGCAAGTCCCGAGTTACCCGCCGTTTCGCGACGCCATTAACGGCACAGAACGCAGGCTGCTTCCTCTGCCTATGCGCGACGATGGGACACGTTACGCTTTCGACATGAGCGAACTTGAGACGCTGGTGGAAGAAGGGACTCGCATCTTCGTACTCTGCAATCCGCAAAATCCGACAGGACGCGTCTTCCGACGCGACGAACTTCTATCGCTCGCTCAATTCGCAATCGCTCACGATCTTATTGTGATCTCCGACGAGATTCATTCCGATCTGGTTTACCCGGGGCAACAGCACGTACCGTTTGCATCTCTAGGATCAGAAATAGCTTCCCGTACCATTACCCTCAACTCGGCGACTAAAAGTTTCAATATTCCGGGCCTCCGTTGCGCGCTTATTGCATTTGGCAGCGAAGACCTGCGCGAACGGTTTGAAAAACGCATTCCGCTGAGACTAGCCGGTCAGGGCAATATAATCGGCGTCGATGCGACGGTCGCCGCTTGGAACGAATGCCAGCCCTGGCTTGACGCGGTCATGGATCATCTTCTCAAGGCGCGCAACCGAATAAAGGCCGTGCTCAAGGCGGAAGTCCCGGAAATCCACCTCCATGCGCCAGAAGCGACCTATCTCGCTTGGCTTGATTGCAGCAAGCTCAAGCTGTCAACCTCGGCGTTTCAGTTCTTTCTGGATAAGGCGCGGATCGGCTTCAGCCCCGGCGAGAGTTTCGACCCGAATTGTGCATCGTTCGTGAGGTTCAACTTTGCAACCTCGACGCCGATTCTCGACGAGATTCTGGATCGCATTATTATTGCAGCGAGGCAGAGTGACAGCTGA
- a CDS encoding ABC transporter ATP-binding protein has product MPLLSIENLRTSYTSQGHTLHAVDGVSLEVREHETVGLVGESGCGKSTLGKTIVRLLRPSEGAIRLNGEDISQLKERSLRTARRTVQMVFQDPFGSLNPRQRIGTILDTPLKVHGINDAKERLRRTLEITNKISIPQDALQRYPHEFSGGQRQRIGIARALILRPRLLVCDEPVSALDLSIQAQILNLLVDLKKDLGLSYLFISHDLSVVRYFADRVLVMYLGRIVESADHVTLWRNPRHPYTRALLASIPSLKLGKKPVNVLPGEVGQGVPERGCRFRARCPVAVQQCETCDPPLRKLPDGNAVACHLA; this is encoded by the coding sequence ATTCCGCTGCTTTCGATTGAGAACTTGCGCACCAGCTATACTTCCCAGGGACACACCCTGCATGCGGTGGATGGCGTCTCCCTCGAGGTCCGAGAGCACGAGACGGTCGGGTTGGTCGGCGAATCCGGTTGCGGAAAATCGACACTCGGCAAGACCATCGTCCGGTTGCTGCGCCCGAGCGAAGGCGCGATACGTCTCAACGGCGAAGACATCAGTCAGCTTAAAGAGAGGTCACTGCGAACCGCGCGTCGCACCGTTCAGATGGTTTTTCAAGATCCCTTCGGATCGCTCAATCCGCGCCAGCGCATCGGCACCATCCTTGATACGCCACTCAAGGTTCATGGCATCAATGATGCCAAAGAGCGTCTAAGACGAACTCTTGAGATCACGAACAAAATCAGTATTCCGCAGGACGCCTTGCAGCGCTATCCGCACGAATTCTCTGGCGGGCAGCGCCAGCGAATCGGAATCGCCAGAGCACTAATCCTGCGACCCCGGCTCCTCGTCTGCGACGAACCCGTATCCGCGCTGGATTTGTCCATACAGGCGCAAATTCTCAATCTGCTGGTTGACCTCAAGAAAGATCTCGGCCTCTCTTATCTGTTCATCTCACACGATTTGTCCGTTGTACGCTATTTTGCCGACCGCGTGCTCGTGATGTATCTCGGCCGCATCGTCGAAAGCGCAGACCACGTTACATTGTGGCGTAACCCGCGCCACCCCTATACTCGCGCGCTGTTGGCGTCGATTCCATCATTAAAGTTAGGCAAAAAGCCTGTGAACGTCTTGCCGGGAGAGGTGGGACAGGGTGTGCCTGAGCGCGGATGCCGGTTCAGAGCACGGTGTCCCGTGGCAGTCCAACAGTGCGAAACCTGCGATCCGCCCCTGCGAAAGCTCCCGGATGGCAACGCGGTCGCCTGTCATCTCGCCTAA
- a CDS encoding ABC transporter permease codes for MATFGRARQMIRRVAIQAIPTILGIIALSFLLLNLMPGDAADAIAGKSGSATVETMETLRRSLGLDQSFFTRLVTYVSNIVALNLGTSSNYNALVIDVIMERLPNTLLLMLSAFFIAVTFGIFLGWVMAIFANKWPDWLLTMIVLLLYSAPGFWIGLMAIVLFSAHLGWFPSGGIETIGIEMTGIAIIRDRILHLILPSIALATFFIAIYARLTRAAMLEVLRQDFMRAAAAKGLHPLVLQFRHALRNALIPVTTVAGLHFANLLSGAVVVETVFNWPGLGRLTLDSLIARDFNVLLGILLLSSIIVIGTNVVIDCIVMWLDPRIEI; via the coding sequence TTGGCAACATTCGGGCGCGCCCGACAGATGATTCGCCGTGTCGCGATCCAGGCGATCCCGACCATCCTCGGCATTATCGCGTTGAGTTTTCTCTTGTTGAATCTGATGCCCGGCGATGCCGCCGACGCGATCGCGGGAAAGTCCGGCTCCGCGACCGTGGAAACAATGGAGACACTGCGCCGAAGCCTCGGGCTCGATCAGTCTTTTTTCACGCGGCTCGTCACCTACGTTTCCAATATTGTCGCACTTAATCTGGGCACGTCGAGCAATTACAACGCGCTTGTCATCGATGTCATCATGGAGCGCCTCCCCAACACTTTGCTGTTGATGCTGTCGGCCTTCTTCATCGCCGTAACCTTCGGCATTTTCCTCGGATGGGTCATGGCCATCTTCGCTAACAAATGGCCCGACTGGTTGCTGACGATGATCGTTTTGCTGCTCTATTCCGCACCCGGCTTCTGGATCGGCTTGATGGCTATCGTGCTGTTCTCGGCACACCTCGGCTGGTTCCCAAGCGGCGGCATTGAGACAATCGGCATCGAGATGACCGGAATAGCGATAATACGCGACCGGATCCTGCATCTGATCCTGCCATCCATCGCACTGGCGACGTTCTTCATCGCTATCTACGCACGCCTAACGCGGGCGGCGATGCTGGAAGTGTTGCGTCAGGATTTCATGCGCGCTGCTGCGGCCAAGGGCCTTCATCCGCTCGTTCTGCAATTCCGCCACGCGCTACGCAACGCGCTTATTCCCGTGACAACGGTGGCAGGTCTTCACTTCGCAAATCTCCTGAGTGGCGCAGTGGTGGTGGAGACCGTTTTCAACTGGCCAGGGCTCGGCCGTCTGACCCTGGACTCGTTGATCGCCCGTGATTTCAATGTGCTGCTCGGGATTCTGCTTCTGTCGTCAATTATCGTGATCGGCACTAACGTCGTCATCGACTGCATTGTCATGTGGCTCGATCCCCGCATCGAGATTTAG
- a CDS encoding ABC transporter permease, which translates to MIMTDVIANEPDSPIPASRKDPIRFMPTKRRPLPAWLRDPFLCFAVIILLGIISIAIAANLIYPTDPLDMVAQPLLWPGQDMDYPLGTDALGRDVAAGIVHGARVSLLVGFFAALIGLVIGTTIGALAGYFGGIVDNVLVRLTELFQTIPPTLLVIVILAIGDPSVFLIVLSIGIASWPMIARLARSQFMALREADFVMASRSLGYGTSRIIVREILPNALPTIVVATSVLVANGILAEAGLSFLNLGDPNRVSWGSLIGNGRSMLRDEWYLSALPGVAIVLTVLSINIIGDRLTDILNPRSGSTR; encoded by the coding sequence ATGATCATGACGGATGTCATTGCTAATGAACCGGACAGTCCGATTCCTGCCTCCAGAAAGGATCCGATAAGATTTATGCCAACCAAACGACGCCCCCTGCCAGCCTGGCTGCGCGACCCGTTCCTTTGCTTCGCCGTGATCATCTTGCTCGGCATCATCTCCATTGCGATCGCAGCCAACCTGATCTATCCGACCGACCCGCTCGATATGGTGGCGCAGCCGCTGCTTTGGCCCGGACAAGACATGGATTATCCGCTCGGGACGGATGCGCTGGGACGTGATGTCGCCGCTGGCATCGTCCACGGTGCCCGCGTCTCCCTACTGGTTGGGTTCTTCGCGGCGCTCATCGGCCTCGTAATCGGCACCACGATCGGCGCGCTCGCGGGCTATTTTGGTGGCATCGTCGACAATGTTCTGGTTCGACTGACCGAGTTGTTCCAGACGATTCCGCCGACCTTGCTGGTCATCGTCATTCTCGCAATCGGCGACCCATCGGTGTTCCTAATTGTCCTCTCGATCGGGATTGCCTCCTGGCCGATGATTGCCCGGCTTGCGCGCTCCCAGTTCATGGCATTGCGTGAAGCCGATTTCGTCATGGCCTCGCGCAGCCTTGGCTATGGTACCTCGCGCATCATTGTTCGGGAAATCCTGCCGAATGCCCTCCCGACAATCGTGGTTGCGACATCGGTGCTGGTCGCGAACGGCATTCTCGCGGAAGCCGGTTTGTCCTTCCTCAATCTTGGCGACCCCAATCGTGTGAGCTGGGGCAGCCTGATCGGCAACGGCCGCTCGATGCTGCGGGATGAATGGTATCTGTCGGCGTTACCCGGCGTTGCCATTGTCCTCACCGTCCTGTCCATCAACATCATCGGCGACCGTTTGACCGACATCCTCAATCCGCGATCGGGCAGCACCCGATGA